One Roseomonas sp. OT10 DNA window includes the following coding sequences:
- a CDS encoding 3-hydroxybenzoate 6-monooxygenase, with amino-acid sequence MVTDQDSGRILIAGAGIGGLSAALGLARQGHDVLVLERAAQLGEIGAGIQLGPNAFHAFDALGVGDAARALAVYVETARVMDAVTAEEIARVDLGEPFRARFRNPYAVIHRGDLHAVLQQACQAHPRVAIRTSAGVAGYEQDRHGVRARLASGEAVPGAVLIGADGLWSKVRAQLVGDGRPRVSGHTTYRSVIPTERMPEELRWNAMTLWAGPKCHLVHYPLSDWTRFNLVVTCHNDAPEPVAGQPVATEEVLAGFRHIHPRAQEIIRHGADWKLWVLCDREPVERWVDGRVALLGDAAHPTLQYLAQGACMAMEDAVCLAGMVTAHPGQPETALEAYRQRRLLRTARVQLQSRAVGEHLYHPAGPHALLRNAMMRAKTQDDWYETMAWLYDGAAVEAGGVAHAA; translated from the coding sequence ATGGTGACGGACCAAGACAGTGGGCGCATCCTGATCGCAGGCGCCGGGATCGGCGGGCTCTCCGCGGCGCTCGGCCTGGCACGGCAGGGGCACGACGTGCTGGTGCTGGAACGCGCCGCGCAGCTCGGAGAGATCGGCGCCGGCATCCAGCTCGGCCCGAATGCCTTCCACGCCTTCGATGCCCTGGGCGTGGGGGATGCCGCCCGGGCCCTGGCGGTCTATGTGGAGACGGCGCGGGTGATGGACGCCGTCACGGCCGAGGAGATCGCGCGCGTCGATCTCGGCGAGCCTTTCCGCGCCCGGTTCCGCAATCCCTATGCCGTGATCCATCGCGGCGACCTGCACGCGGTGCTGCAGCAGGCCTGCCAGGCGCATCCGCGCGTGGCCATCCGCACCTCGGCGGGCGTGGCCGGCTACGAGCAGGATCGGCACGGCGTGCGGGCGCGCCTCGCCTCCGGGGAGGCGGTCCCCGGCGCGGTGCTGATCGGCGCCGACGGGCTGTGGAGCAAGGTCCGCGCGCAGCTGGTCGGCGACGGCAGGCCGCGCGTTTCGGGCCACACCACCTACCGGTCCGTCATTCCCACCGAACGCATGCCCGAGGAGCTGCGCTGGAACGCCATGACACTGTGGGCCGGGCCGAAGTGCCACCTGGTCCACTATCCGCTCTCGGACTGGACGCGGTTCAACCTGGTCGTCACCTGCCACAACGATGCGCCCGAGCCCGTGGCGGGCCAGCCGGTGGCGACGGAGGAGGTGCTCGCCGGCTTCCGCCACATCCATCCCCGCGCGCAGGAGATCATCCGCCACGGCGCCGACTGGAAGCTCTGGGTGCTCTGCGACCGCGAGCCGGTGGAACGCTGGGTGGACGGGCGCGTGGCGCTGCTGGGCGATGCGGCGCATCCGACGCTGCAATACCTCGCCCAGGGTGCCTGCATGGCGATGGAGGACGCCGTCTGCTTGGCCGGGATGGTGACGGCGCATCCCGGCCAGCCTGAAACGGCGCTGGAAGCCTATCGCCAGCGCCGGCTGCTGCGAACGGCACGCGTGCAGCTGCAGTCGCGCGCCGTGGGCGAGCACCTCTACCACCCGGCCGGGCCGCACGCGCTGCTGCGCAACGCCATGATGCGCGCCAAGACCCAGGACGACTGGTATGAGACGATGGCTTGGCTCTACGACGGTGCAGCCGTGGAAGCCGGCGGCGTCGCCCACGCCGCCTGA